The DNA region TCAAATCGGGTGTCCCAGCCACCAAGGCCGCGCCGTCGCCGCAGGCCTCGCTGTCTGGTCACGTCCAGGACCAGACCGGCGGGAGCATGCCGGGCGTGGCGGTGACGGTCACCAATCAGCAGACCCAGGAAACACACCGCGCAGTCACCAATGCCCCAGGACGTTTTCAGTTTCCCAACCTGGCACCTGCAACGTACGAGCTGACGGCAGAACTGCCCGGCTTCCGCAAGGTCCGCCGGCCTGTGGACCTTTCAGCGGGTGCACCGACCATCCTCACCGTCACGATGCCGATAGGCGCTCTCTCTGAAGCGATCAGTGTGCAGTGTGCCTCAGCCGCGTCGTCCATCCTGCAGGTCTTCTTCCCGACACTGTCGGCACAGGAGCCACGCTCTGCGCCGATCCGCATCGGTGGCAGCATCAAGCCTCCGCGAAAGACCAGGGATGTTCGGCCCGTCTGCCCGGCTGGCGGAGTGACAGGCGAGGTGGTGGTGCTGCTCGAGGGCCGCATCGGCATGGATGGACTCATCACCGAAATCAAGCCGCTGACAAAGGCAGATGCTGTGCCGGCCGCGCTCACCGAGTCCGCCATGGACGCTGTTCGGCAATGGGAGTTCTCGCCGACCTTGCTCAACGGGCAGCCCGTGGAAGTGATCATCACCGTGTCGGTGGTGTTCAAGAGCTCGTAGCCGCTACGCTTTGCGCTCGGGAGCCGCTTCGGCGCCTGGTGGCTCGCGGAATGGCTCCATGGGAATCGCCGCGTACTCCACGTCCAGGATCTCGAGGTGCTCGGTCTTCTTCGGCGCGTGCAGGACCACCCGGTCACCCGCGCCGGCCTTCATGAGCGCTCGCGCCAGTGGCGACCTCCAGCTGATGTAATGACGGTTCACATCCACCTCGTCGATGCCGACGATGCTGACCACGTGCTCGTGGCCGGCCGCGTCCCGATAGGTGACGGTGGCGCCGAAGAACACGCGCTCGGCGGCCGACGCCGGGCGTGGTGCGGCCGGATCCACAACCTCCGCCGCATCGATGCGTTTGGAGAGAAAGCGAATCCGTGAGTCGATCTGCCGCAGCCGCCGCTTGCTGTAGAGATAGTCGGCGTTCTCGCTGCGATCGCCGTTGGACGCCGCCCACGCCACAACCTTGGTCACGGCCGGCCGTTCCCTGTTCATCAGAAACCGGTGGGCGTCCTTCAGGCGTTGCAATCCCGCCGGCGTGATGTAGTTCTTCAGCTTCGGCCCCGGCGCCTCGCGCACGGGTTCTCGCAGCGGCCGCTTGGTTCTCATCATCCGCGTGTGCGCGATCCTCACTGCGCAGTCTGGCACAACCCGCTGGTTTCCGCGCCTGTGTACGATGACGTATGGTCCCGCTCTCAGTACTGGAACTTGGCCGCGTGCGACAGGATTCGTCGCGCCGGACGGCACTTGACGAAGCCGTAGTCGTCGCGCGGCATGTCGAGGCTCTCGGCTATCACCGCATCTGGGTGGCCGAACATCACAACATGCCGATGGTGACGACGGCTGCCACCGCAGTGGTGATTGGGCACCTCGCTGCGGCCACCACCACGATTCGCGTGGGGGCCGGCGGCATCATGCTGCCGAACCATGCGCCGTACGTGATCGCTGAACAATTCGGGACGCTCGAAACGCTCTTCCCTGGCCGAGTTGATCTGGGTCTTGGTCGCGCGCCCGGCACCGACCAGGTGACCCTTCGCGCGTTACGCCGCGACCCCGCCAACGCCGAGCACTTTCCACAAGA from Acidobacteriota bacterium includes:
- the greB gene encoding transcription elongation factor GreB, whose product is MRTKRPLREPVREAPGPKLKNYITPAGLQRLKDAHRFLMNRERPAVTKVVAWAASNGDRSENADYLYSKRRLRQIDSRIRFLSKRIDAAEVVDPAAPRPASAAERVFFGATVTYRDAAGHEHVVSIVGIDEVDVNRHYISWRSPLARALMKAGAGDRVVLHAPKKTEHLEILDVEYAAIPMEPFREPPGAEAAPERKA